A single genomic interval of Bacillus smithii harbors:
- a CDS encoding multicopper oxidase family protein, which produces MKKLGFIMILSILVVIAAACSNANDKANSHDTSNMDSKSTENSDHSQMSGSQKDYSNLPMTTATKELAGNNITITAKEAVNSFDSKHKFPVWTFNGSVPGPIIKLKQGQTVNITLKNELPQPVTIHWHGLPVPNSQDGVPGVTMNSVQPGHSFTYHFTATVPGTYWYHSHQDSVNQIDKGLYGAIIVEGANEEKVDKDYTLMLDEWNSSGITMDEMKSGKNHTDMNGDNMGTYDLYTINGKSGDSIPPLKVRKGDKVRIRLINAGYITHNIHLHGHAFKVVATDGNPIHNPQLVKNKLIPVAPGERYDIEFTADHPGTWYIDSHDHNKADKNMVAKIVYEGSNRHADKPDYKTSLPQLDITKYGEKGPSRFTLNQKYDVNYTMDLGVKVDKKGTTHYTINGKYYPKTDPIYVNKGDLVKITLRNISTVDHPMHLHGHSFQVLSKNGKPLTGSPLIKDTLNVKPGEVYVIAFQANNPGDWMYHCHELHHAAAGMMIDVKYRGFKPSFKVDPNADNRPE; this is translated from the coding sequence ATGAAAAAATTGGGGTTCATCATGATTCTATCTATTTTGGTTGTCATCGCTGCCGCTTGCTCAAACGCCAATGATAAAGCGAACAGTCATGATACGTCCAATATGGATAGCAAGAGTACGGAAAACAGTGATCATTCCCAAATGTCCGGTAGTCAAAAAGATTATTCGAATTTGCCTATGACCACTGCTACAAAAGAACTAGCGGGAAATAACATTACCATAACAGCAAAAGAAGCAGTGAATTCATTTGATTCTAAACATAAGTTTCCCGTTTGGACTTTCAACGGTTCTGTACCAGGACCTATTATAAAATTAAAACAAGGTCAAACCGTGAATATCACGCTTAAAAATGAATTGCCACAACCTGTGACCATTCATTGGCATGGGCTTCCGGTTCCTAACAGCCAAGATGGCGTTCCGGGGGTGACCATGAACTCAGTGCAACCCGGCCATTCTTTTACTTATCATTTTACTGCCACTGTACCGGGTACATATTGGTATCATTCCCACCAAGATAGTGTGAATCAAATCGATAAAGGTTTATATGGAGCCATCATCGTGGAGGGGGCAAACGAAGAAAAAGTCGACAAAGACTATACTCTTATGTTGGATGAATGGAATTCATCCGGCATAACGATGGATGAAATGAAGAGCGGCAAGAATCATACGGATATGAACGGCGATAACATGGGAACGTATGATTTGTACACGATCAATGGAAAATCCGGAGATTCCATACCGCCATTAAAGGTTCGCAAGGGCGATAAAGTACGTATTCGATTGATCAACGCCGGATATATCACTCATAATATTCATTTGCATGGCCATGCGTTTAAGGTGGTTGCCACCGATGGAAACCCGATTCATAATCCGCAATTAGTGAAGAATAAGCTCATCCCTGTCGCGCCGGGTGAACGATATGATATTGAATTTACAGCCGATCATCCCGGAACATGGTATATCGATTCTCATGATCACAATAAAGCGGACAAAAACATGGTGGCCAAAATCGTTTATGAAGGGTCAAACCGCCATGCAGATAAGCCGGATTATAAGACTTCATTGCCGCAGTTGGATATAACAAAATACGGCGAAAAGGGACCGTCCAGATTTACTTTGAATCAAAAATATGATGTAAACTACACCATGGATTTAGGCGTAAAAGTGGACAAGAAAGGCACCACGCATTATACCATCAACGGAAAATACTATCCGAAGACGGATCCGATTTATGTAAACAAAGGAGATTTAGTCAAAATCACGTTGCGAAATATTTCAACTGTTGATCATCCGATGCATTTACATGGCCACTCTTTCCAAGTATTAAGTAAAAACGGAAAACCGCTGACAGGATCGCCTTTGATAAAAGATACACTCAATGTCAAGCCGGGAGAAGTATATGTCATCGCTTTTCAAGCGAACAATCCCGGTGATTGGATGTACCATTGCCATGAATTGCATCACGCTGCTGCCGGTATGATGATAGACGTGAAGTATCGAGGATTTAAGCCTTCTTTTAAGGTAGACCCAAATGCCGACAATCGTCCGGAATAA
- a CDS encoding GntP family permease, whose protein sequence is MGVQVSALGAIVALAMAIVLILRRVSPAYGMMAGAFIGGIAGGADVTNTVDVMMEGAEGMVPAVLRILAAGVLAGVLIESGAAASIAETIVRKLGEARALLALAIATMILTMVGVFVDVAVMTVAPIALAIASRAQLSKPAILLAMIGGGKAGNIMSPNPNAIAASDSFHVPLTSLMAAGVLPAFFGMVVTYLLAKKLMRKGTMIAEQTESAGHEQKELPDFLAAITAPIVTIALLALRPTFHMDIDPMIALPAGGIVGAMAMKQSKKINAYAISGLSKMSGVAIMLLGTGTLAGVIANSSLKEGIISGLTHSGLPAYLLAPIAGIFMSAATASTTAGTAVASSVFGGTIVGLGVSALAGAAMVHAGATVLDHLPHGSFFHATAGSVHMKMKERLKLMPYESLVGMTLAVVSTLIYGVFHLFGS, encoded by the coding sequence ATGGGGGTTCAAGTAAGCGCTTTAGGTGCGATCGTCGCTTTAGCGATGGCGATCGTGCTTATTTTGCGCAGAGTTTCACCTGCTTACGGAATGATGGCAGGGGCTTTCATTGGCGGAATCGCTGGAGGAGCCGATGTGACCAATACGGTGGATGTGATGATGGAAGGAGCAGAAGGGATGGTCCCTGCTGTCCTGCGTATTTTAGCCGCAGGGGTGTTGGCAGGAGTGCTGATTGAGTCTGGAGCCGCAGCGTCGATTGCGGAAACGATCGTACGAAAGCTCGGAGAAGCAAGGGCGTTATTAGCGTTGGCTATTGCGACCATGATTTTGACGATGGTTGGTGTGTTTGTGGATGTCGCTGTAATGACGGTTGCGCCCATTGCGCTGGCGATTGCCAGTCGGGCACAGTTATCCAAACCCGCCATTTTATTGGCGATGATTGGCGGAGGAAAAGCGGGGAACATTATGTCGCCTAACCCGAATGCGATCGCTGCCTCAGATTCCTTCCATGTTCCGTTGACGTCTTTAATGGCTGCCGGGGTGCTTCCGGCTTTTTTCGGAATGGTGGTCACTTATCTTTTGGCGAAGAAATTGATGCGAAAAGGGACAATGATTGCGGAACAAACGGAATCAGCCGGCCATGAACAGAAAGAATTGCCCGACTTTTTAGCTGCGATTACGGCTCCCATAGTAACCATTGCGTTGCTGGCGCTGCGCCCGACTTTTCATATGGATATTGATCCTATGATCGCACTTCCGGCCGGTGGAATAGTGGGGGCCATGGCGATGAAACAATCCAAGAAGATCAATGCTTATGCCATTTCCGGTTTATCGAAAATGTCCGGCGTTGCCATTATGTTATTAGGGACAGGAACGTTAGCTGGAGTGATTGCGAACTCGTCGTTAAAAGAGGGGATCATCAGCGGCTTAACTCATTCAGGATTGCCGGCCTATTTATTAGCGCCGATTGCCGGAATCTTTATGTCAGCTGCTACCGCTTCTACAACGGCAGGGACAGCGGTCGCCAGCAGCGTATTTGGAGGCACGATTGTGGGGTTGGGTGTTTCTGCGTTGGCGGGTGCGGCCATGGTTCATGCGGGGGCTACCGTGTTAGACCACTTGCCTCACGGGAGCTTTTTCCATGCGACAGCGGGCAGTGTTCATATGAAAATGAAAGAACGTCTCAAACTGATGCCGTATGAATCGCTTGTTGGAATGACATTAGCGGTCGTATCCACTTTGATTTATGGAGTATTTCACCTTTTCGGATCATAA
- the murB gene encoding UDP-N-acetylmuramate dehydrogenase, giving the protein MQVDDYRQFYDKLAEVVMKDNIKVDECLKKHTYTRLGGKADLFVTPTTFAEVQAVVQFAKKEQIPFTLIGNGSNLIVKDGGIRGIVLCLKNLNKIVVEGNQLRAQSGAAIIDASRYALENRLTGLEFACGIPGTVGGAVFMNAGAYGGEIKDVLDYVMVVDRDGNLLKLPASDLDLSYRTSNVAEKGYIVLEAAFALQPGDYEEIKAVMDDLTERRESKQPLEYPSCGSVFKRPPGYYAGKLIQDSGLQGTRIGGAEVSTKHAGFIVNIDNATAADYIALIRHVQKTVKEKFNVNLEREVKIIGEDLTDPSKQC; this is encoded by the coding sequence ATGCAAGTGGATGACTATCGGCAATTTTACGATAAATTAGCAGAAGTGGTCATGAAAGACAATATCAAAGTAGACGAATGTCTAAAAAAACACACCTATACACGGTTAGGTGGTAAAGCGGACCTTTTTGTCACACCTACTACTTTTGCGGAAGTTCAAGCAGTGGTTCAATTTGCGAAAAAAGAACAAATTCCTTTCACTTTGATCGGCAATGGGTCCAATTTAATCGTGAAAGATGGTGGAATACGCGGCATTGTTCTTTGTTTAAAAAACTTGAACAAAATCGTTGTGGAAGGAAATCAGCTCCGCGCACAAAGCGGCGCTGCGATTATCGATGCTTCTAGATACGCCTTGGAAAACCGGTTAACCGGCCTGGAATTTGCGTGCGGAATACCGGGTACGGTCGGAGGAGCCGTTTTTATGAATGCCGGTGCCTACGGCGGAGAAATAAAAGATGTGCTCGATTATGTGATGGTCGTGGATCGCGACGGAAACTTATTAAAACTGCCGGCTTCTGACCTCGATCTTTCTTACCGTACAAGTAATGTGGCCGAAAAAGGCTATATTGTGCTGGAAGCTGCCTTTGCGTTGCAGCCCGGCGACTACGAAGAAATCAAAGCAGTAATGGATGACTTAACAGAGCGCCGCGAGTCCAAACAGCCTTTGGAATATCCGTCCTGCGGCAGCGTGTTTAAACGGCCGCCCGGTTATTACGCCGGAAAACTGATCCAAGACAGCGGACTTCAAGGCACACGGATCGGCGGCGCAGAAGTCTCCACTAAACATGCCGGCTTTATCGTCAATATCGATAATGCTACTGCAGCCGACTATATCGCCTTGATTCGCCATGTACAAAAAACCGTCAAAGAGAAATTCAACGTCAACCTCGAAAGAGAAGTCAAAATCATCGGGGAAGACTTAACAGACCCTTCGAAACAATGCTAA
- a CDS encoding DHA2 family efflux MFS transporter permease subunit: MNVENTSVQSYRKAPILGVMMIGALIAFLNQTLINVAVPQIMDHMHVSAATVNWLITIFMLVNGIIIPITAFLMNRFTTRQLYISSMGLFAVGTLICGIAPSFSVLLVGRVVQAAGAGILFPLITNVIFTLFPPERRGFAMGIFGVAMNFAPSVGPTLSGWILEHHSWRVLFFIIFPIALADLIVSLFLVKNVTETSRPKLDTIGVILSTIGFGGILYAFSTAGTKSWESPDVMALLIVGGISLILFVWRQLVVDEPILEFRIFRYPIFTLTTIINILVTMAMFSGMILMPIYMQNIRGFTPLESGLLLLPGGIVMGLMSPITGKLFDKFGAKWLAVVGLAITIVTTYMLTRLQTNTTFAYVVAVYTVRMLGISLVMMPIFTAGLNELSLSLNKYGTAMVNTLRMIAGAIGMAFFVTIMTNEGKAHIQNIVASQHISPADKVHMAMAIHQGSAMGIQDAFMVATGLTVIAFVLSFFIRRVEPKENRITNRIRTRKKPIADGNLAK; encoded by the coding sequence ATGAACGTTGAAAACACATCAGTTCAATCCTATCGGAAAGCTCCTATATTGGGCGTTATGATGATAGGAGCTTTGATCGCGTTTTTAAATCAAACGTTAATTAATGTGGCTGTGCCGCAAATTATGGACCATATGCACGTTTCCGCGGCTACCGTAAACTGGTTAATCACGATCTTTATGCTAGTGAATGGGATCATTATTCCAATCACCGCTTTTTTGATGAATCGATTTACGACAAGGCAATTATATATCTCTTCAATGGGGCTTTTTGCCGTTGGAACTCTTATTTGCGGCATTGCTCCTAGTTTCTCCGTGCTGTTGGTCGGCCGGGTAGTACAGGCGGCTGGAGCGGGCATTTTGTTTCCGTTGATCACGAATGTGATTTTTACGTTATTTCCGCCGGAACGCCGTGGTTTTGCGATGGGGATATTTGGCGTAGCCATGAACTTTGCACCGTCAGTGGGACCGACATTATCGGGATGGATTTTGGAACACCATTCGTGGCGGGTTCTGTTTTTCATTATATTCCCCATTGCTCTTGCTGATTTGATCGTTTCTCTGTTTCTCGTAAAAAATGTGACGGAAACGAGCCGACCAAAACTGGATACCATTGGCGTGATACTATCTACTATTGGCTTTGGCGGGATTCTCTATGCTTTTTCAACAGCAGGAACCAAAAGCTGGGAAAGTCCGGATGTCATGGCGCTTTTGATCGTTGGCGGAATCAGCTTGATTTTGTTCGTATGGCGCCAATTGGTGGTGGATGAACCGATATTGGAGTTCCGTATTTTTCGGTATCCGATTTTTACACTTACCACGATTATTAATATTTTAGTGACGATGGCTATGTTCTCAGGGATGATTTTGATGCCGATTTACATGCAAAATATTCGTGGATTTACTCCGTTGGAATCGGGCTTATTGCTTTTGCCGGGTGGTATAGTCATGGGATTGATGTCGCCTATTACGGGCAAGCTTTTTGACAAATTCGGAGCTAAATGGCTGGCCGTTGTCGGATTGGCGATTACGATCGTCACTACCTATATGCTTACCCGGCTTCAAACGAACACGACTTTTGCTTATGTAGTGGCCGTTTATACTGTACGGATGCTTGGCATTTCCTTAGTGATGATGCCTATTTTTACGGCCGGTTTAAATGAATTGTCGCTAAGTTTGAATAAATATGGAACGGCGATGGTAAACACGCTGCGAATGATCGCAGGCGCTATTGGAATGGCCTTCTTTGTCACGATTATGACGAATGAAGGAAAAGCGCATATACAAAATATTGTCGCTTCTCAACATATTTCTCCTGCCGATAAAGTGCATATGGCGATGGCGATTCACCAAGGAAGTGCGATGGGGATTCAAGATGCCTTCATGGTAGCTACCGGCTTGACCGTCATTGCTTTTGTCTTGTCCTTCTTTATTCGGCGGGTGGAACCAAAAGAAAATAGGATAACGAATCGTATAAGAACGAGAAAAAAACCAATTGCCGATGGAAATTTAGCTAAATAG
- a CDS encoding glycerate kinase, with translation MKIVIAPDSFKESLSALQAARAIEKGFRDVFPEAEYVLIPMADGGEGTVQSLVDATGGTVIEKRVTGPLGEPVDAFFGLLGDGKTAVIEMAAASGLHLVPNEKRNPLLTTTRGTGELIRAALDKGVEHLIIGVGGSATNDGGAGMIQALGGRLLDQKRQEIAPGGGHLSELAEIDLSSLDSRLKKVKIDVACDVDNPLTGPNGASAVFGPQKGATPEMVRQLDENLSRFADVVEQTLEKSIRHVPGAGAAGGLGAGLLAFLDAELKRGVEIVLEAVQFQEHVKDASLVITGEGRIDGQTVSGKTPIGVAKAAKQYGIPVIGIAGSLSEDSDIVLKHGIDTLYSIVPGVIPWEKAVQHAEFYLQQTSRHIARTIKMAKHID, from the coding sequence ATGAAAATTGTGATTGCACCTGATTCGTTCAAAGAAAGTTTGTCTGCCTTACAAGCCGCTCGTGCGATCGAAAAAGGATTTCGGGACGTATTTCCGGAAGCGGAGTACGTGTTAATTCCAATGGCAGATGGGGGAGAAGGGACTGTTCAGTCATTAGTGGACGCGACCGGAGGGACCGTCATCGAAAAACGAGTGACAGGACCATTAGGAGAACCGGTAGATGCGTTTTTTGGTTTGCTTGGTGACGGAAAAACAGCGGTCATCGAAATGGCGGCTGCTTCCGGATTACATCTTGTTCCGAACGAAAAACGAAACCCTCTGCTCACAACGACCAGAGGAACGGGAGAATTAATTCGAGCCGCTCTGGATAAGGGTGTAGAACATTTGATCATTGGAGTCGGCGGAAGTGCTACGAACGACGGCGGTGCCGGAATGATTCAAGCGCTGGGAGGCCGGCTTTTGGATCAAAAGAGACAAGAAATTGCCCCGGGGGGAGGGCATTTGTCGGAATTGGCGGAGATTGACCTGTCATCGCTCGATTCAAGGTTGAAAAAGGTGAAAATCGATGTTGCTTGTGACGTCGATAATCCTTTAACGGGCCCGAACGGAGCTTCAGCTGTGTTTGGCCCGCAAAAAGGCGCCACACCGGAAATGGTCCGACAGCTGGACGAAAATTTAAGCCGCTTTGCTGATGTGGTGGAACAAACATTGGAAAAATCGATTCGCCATGTTCCCGGTGCCGGAGCGGCAGGCGGGCTCGGCGCCGGCTTGCTTGCGTTTCTGGATGCGGAATTAAAGCGAGGGGTCGAGATTGTGCTGGAGGCTGTTCAATTTCAAGAGCACGTCAAAGATGCTTCTCTTGTGATTACCGGGGAAGGACGCATAGACGGTCAAACGGTTTCGGGGAAAACGCCTATCGGTGTCGCCAAAGCCGCAAAACAATATGGTATTCCGGTGATCGGCATCGCCGGGTCGTTATCCGAAGACAGCGACATCGTGCTAAAGCACGGAATCGATACCCTTTATAGCATAGTCCCGGGGGTCATCCCGTGGGAAAAAGCCGTTCAACACGCTGAGTTTTACCTTCAACAAACATCCCGCCATATCGCACGGACGATAAAGATGGCTAAGCATATCGATTAG
- a CDS encoding STAS domain-containing protein: MIKYFYNEVEDRLDVKLEGDFDIEGTEVVEEELIPTMLNYKTVNIDFENVPFVDSSGMGLLIDIVKTLNDKGIKVTISKVRQEVFEVFEIIQLPEILGEEVFV, from the coding sequence ATGATCAAATATTTTTATAACGAAGTAGAGGATCGTTTAGATGTAAAACTAGAAGGAGATTTTGATATTGAAGGAACTGAAGTCGTGGAAGAAGAGTTAATTCCGACTATGCTCAATTATAAAACAGTGAATATTGATTTTGAAAATGTTCCGTTTGTAGACTCATCCGGAATGGGCTTATTGATCGATATAGTGAAAACCCTAAATGATAAAGGAATAAAGGTTACAATTTCAAAAGTAAGACAAGAAGTTTTTGAAGTATTTGAGATCATACAACTACCCGAAATTTTAGGCGAGGAAGTCTTTGTTTAA
- a CDS encoding AbrB family transcriptional regulator, whose translation MQSTKKILQNLWFILVSSIGGFLLSRTGVSIGWMIGSLMLAGGLALWKPAFVSFQQVEIKLMKHWMWIGQFILGIQLGQQMNSTVWRVFHEDGLIVLAMLLLSISFSLLSGFILWRFSSTDFITSFVGTAPGGLSAMPGIASELGANVAVVSLTQMVRVLLVTGTVPFFVSMWALHSSHFVGKGTRTIAVLQTTDPHLAWTAVLVAVAAAGVFVAKWIRVPSPWLVGGMIFVAIAQTLGGVLKGHDLNAWWPSWLMIVAQILMGASIGSSLNKEMFQGARRIFLVGLAGSVGLVMATTVCAYIVSRFTDIGLATSVLAFAPGGIAEMAATAVILHADSTFVVAVQVIRVIIVVAILPSFFKWVNRKYAM comes from the coding sequence ATGCAATCAACAAAAAAGATTCTGCAAAACTTATGGTTTATTTTGGTTAGCAGTATCGGCGGATTTTTATTGTCGCGGACGGGAGTTTCCATCGGTTGGATGATCGGATCATTGATGTTAGCCGGCGGGCTGGCCCTTTGGAAACCGGCGTTTGTTTCTTTTCAGCAAGTGGAAATCAAGCTGATGAAACATTGGATGTGGATCGGCCAATTTATATTAGGAATTCAATTGGGACAACAAATGAATTCCACTGTATGGCGTGTCTTTCATGAGGACGGCTTGATTGTGCTTGCCATGCTGCTTTTATCGATCAGTTTTTCGCTATTGTCTGGATTCATTTTATGGCGGTTCAGCTCAACCGATTTCATCACGAGTTTTGTGGGAACGGCTCCCGGAGGGCTTTCCGCCATGCCAGGCATTGCGAGCGAGTTGGGGGCGAATGTAGCGGTTGTCAGCCTTACTCAGATGGTTCGGGTTCTTCTTGTAACGGGGACGGTTCCTTTTTTTGTTTCGATGTGGGCGCTGCATTCTTCACACTTTGTCGGTAAAGGGACGCGAACGATAGCCGTTCTTCAAACGACCGATCCTCATCTAGCTTGGACGGCAGTTTTGGTGGCTGTGGCGGCGGCTGGAGTTTTTGTCGCAAAATGGATCAGAGTCCCCTCTCCTTGGCTTGTTGGAGGAATGATCTTTGTGGCGATCGCGCAAACGTTAGGCGGAGTGCTGAAAGGGCACGATTTGAATGCATGGTGGCCGAGTTGGCTGATGATCGTTGCGCAAATTCTCATGGGAGCAAGCATTGGCTCTTCTTTAAACAAGGAAATGTTTCAAGGTGCACGGCGTATTTTTCTTGTGGGATTGGCCGGATCGGTTGGACTGGTGATGGCTACAACTGTCTGCGCCTATATTGTTTCTCGGTTTACGGATATCGGATTGGCCACTTCGGTTTTGGCATTTGCTCCGGGAGGGATTGCCGAGATGGCCGCGACAGCCGTGATCCTGCACGCGGATTCTACTTTTGTGGTCGCCGTTCAAGTGATCCGCGTCATCATTGTCGTCGCTATCCTGCCATCGTTTTTTAAATGGGTGAACCGCAAATACGCTATGTAA
- a CDS encoding tartrate dehydrogenase, translating into MKTKKIAVIPGDGVGKEVVPEALRVMEALSQLHGGLSFSYDTYPWNCEYFLKHGKMMPEDGLSRLADSDAIFLGAIGDPRLVPDHVSLWGILIKIRREFEQVINVRPAKQLKGIKSPLAHPAGFDFIVVRENSEGEYSEIGGKIHSGEDAMAIQNAVFTRKGIERAATYAFELARTRRKRVASATKSNGIVHTMPFWDRVVQEVAAKYPDVEMKSYHIDALASFFVTRPQEFDVIVASNLFGDILTDLGAAIMGSIGIAPSGNIHLNGKYPSMFEPVHGSAPDIAGKGIANPIGQIWTAKMMLDHFGEQESADLLLEAIEAVLEAGIKTPDLGGKNTTKEVTDAIIRKMKELAE; encoded by the coding sequence ATGAAAACAAAGAAAATAGCCGTGATACCAGGAGATGGGGTCGGCAAAGAAGTAGTTCCGGAAGCATTAAGAGTAATGGAAGCTTTGTCTCAACTGCATGGAGGCCTTTCCTTTTCTTACGATACATATCCCTGGAACTGCGAATATTTTCTGAAGCATGGAAAAATGATGCCGGAAGATGGTTTAAGCCGACTGGCTGACAGCGATGCCATCTTTTTAGGAGCGATTGGCGATCCTCGATTGGTGCCCGACCATGTGTCATTATGGGGGATTCTCATTAAAATCAGGAGAGAGTTTGAGCAGGTGATCAATGTCCGGCCGGCTAAACAATTGAAAGGGATAAAATCGCCTCTGGCTCATCCGGCCGGTTTTGATTTTATCGTCGTTCGCGAAAACAGCGAAGGCGAGTACAGCGAAATCGGCGGAAAAATCCACAGCGGGGAAGACGCGATGGCGATTCAAAACGCCGTGTTTACGAGAAAAGGAATCGAGCGAGCAGCGACATACGCCTTTGAACTCGCAAGAACAAGAAGAAAGCGAGTGGCCAGCGCAACGAAATCGAATGGCATTGTCCATACGATGCCTTTTTGGGATCGCGTCGTTCAAGAAGTTGCGGCGAAATATCCTGATGTCGAAATGAAGTCCTATCACATTGATGCGTTGGCTTCCTTTTTTGTGACTCGACCGCAGGAGTTTGATGTCATTGTCGCGAGCAACTTGTTCGGAGATATTTTGACTGATCTTGGAGCGGCCATCATGGGCAGCATTGGCATCGCTCCGTCAGGAAATATTCATTTAAACGGAAAATACCCGTCCATGTTTGAACCTGTCCATGGCTCCGCGCCGGATATTGCCGGAAAAGGAATTGCCAATCCAATCGGGCAAATTTGGACGGCGAAAATGATGCTGGACCATTTTGGCGAGCAGGAATCGGCTGATTTGCTATTGGAAGCCATTGAGGCGGTGCTGGAAGCAGGAATCAAAACACCGGATTTAGGCGGAAAGAACACGACGAAAGAAGTAACGGATGCGATTATCCGAAAAATGAAGGAACTTGCGGAATGA